A stretch of Bradyrhizobium sp. AZCC 2262 DNA encodes these proteins:
- a CDS encoding TerC family protein, translated as MLELISSQHLTALFQVIMIDLVLAGDNAIVIGLAAAGLPEGQRKKAILIGIVAATILRIGFASVTVQLLQIIGLLLAGGVLLLWVCWKMWRELQMSHHRPKLQSLSAASTIDAPAAAGHQKTLSQAVWQITIADVSMSLDNVLAVAGAAREHPMILIFGLALSIALMGLAANFIARLLEKHRWIAYVGLAIILYVAFDMCYRGVLEVWPHLNA; from the coding sequence ATGCTGGAATTAATCTCCTCACAACACCTGACAGCGCTTTTCCAGGTCATCATGATTGACCTGGTGCTCGCCGGCGACAATGCCATCGTCATCGGGCTTGCGGCCGCCGGGCTTCCCGAGGGCCAGCGCAAGAAGGCTATCCTGATCGGCATAGTGGCCGCCACTATCCTGCGCATCGGCTTCGCGTCCGTCACGGTTCAGCTGCTGCAGATCATTGGGCTGCTGCTCGCCGGCGGCGTTCTCCTGCTTTGGGTATGCTGGAAGATGTGGCGCGAGTTGCAGATGTCGCATCATCGGCCGAAATTGCAGAGTCTTTCAGCCGCGAGCACAATCGATGCGCCTGCCGCCGCGGGCCATCAAAAGACGCTGAGCCAGGCCGTATGGCAGATCACGATCGCCGACGTCTCGATGTCGCTCGACAACGTGCTCGCCGTCGCGGGCGCGGCGCGCGAGCATCCGATGATTCTGATATTCGGCCTGGCCCTTTCCATCGCACTGATGGGGCTCGCCGCCAACTTCATCGCACGCCTCCTGGAAAAGCACCGCTGGATCGCCTATGTCGGCCTCGCGATCATCCTCTATGTGGCCTTCGACATGTGCTACCGCGGCGTGCTGGAGGTGTGGCCACATCTCAACGCTTAA
- a CDS encoding sigma-54-dependent transcriptional regulator produces MAATILIADDDAVQRRLVENMVQKCGYEPLVVDSGDAAVALLTAPDAQAIDAVVLDLVMPGLDGLGVLSKMREAGLSIPVIVQTAHGGIDNVVSAMRAGAQDFVVKPASFERLQVSLRNALNTSALKGELQRIRHSREGRLTFADIITRSETMAAVLRTAQKAAASSIPVLIEGESGVGKELLARAIHGSSERKSKPFVAVNCGAIPDNLVESILFGHEKGAFTGATERHMGKFVEASGGTLFLDEVGELPLAAQVKLLRALQEGTVEAVGGRKPVKVDVRIISATNRKLLDLVKSGAFREDLFYRLHVLPLTIPPLRLRREDIPHLLRHFLARFAAEESRTITGISGEAVAHLAQLDWPGNIRQLENTVYRAVVMSESDQLGLSDFPQTAGHAVSDGQLAHSEPLIMAPSTAPAMVSGSDIPIAPLATAGSLSMLTATGEVRPLDDMENEIIRFAISHYRGQMSEVARRLKIGRSTLYRKLDEAAANDPAEGDAN; encoded by the coding sequence ATGGCTGCCACCATCTTGATTGCCGATGACGACGCCGTTCAGCGCCGTTTGGTTGAAAACATGGTGCAGAAGTGCGGCTACGAGCCGCTGGTCGTCGATAGCGGCGATGCCGCCGTCGCCTTGCTGACCGCCCCGGATGCGCAGGCGATCGACGCGGTCGTGCTCGACCTCGTGATGCCCGGCCTTGACGGGCTCGGCGTGCTTTCAAAAATGCGTGAAGCAGGCCTGAGCATCCCCGTCATCGTGCAGACCGCCCATGGCGGTATCGACAATGTGGTTTCGGCGATGCGCGCCGGCGCGCAGGATTTCGTCGTCAAGCCGGCGAGCTTCGAACGGCTGCAGGTGTCGCTGCGCAACGCGCTCAACACCTCAGCGCTCAAGGGCGAGTTGCAGCGCATCCGCCACAGCCGCGAAGGCCGGCTGACCTTTGCCGACATCATCACCCGCAGCGAAACCATGGCGGCCGTGCTGCGGACTGCGCAGAAGGCGGCGGCTTCCAGCATTCCGGTGCTGATCGAGGGCGAGTCCGGCGTCGGCAAGGAATTGTTAGCCCGCGCCATCCACGGCTCCAGCGAACGCAAGTCGAAACCTTTCGTTGCAGTCAATTGCGGCGCCATCCCCGACAATCTCGTGGAATCGATCCTGTTCGGCCACGAGAAGGGCGCCTTCACCGGCGCCACCGAACGCCACATGGGCAAGTTCGTCGAAGCTTCCGGCGGCACGCTGTTTCTCGATGAGGTCGGCGAGCTGCCGCTGGCGGCGCAGGTGAAATTGCTTCGCGCGCTGCAGGAAGGCACTGTCGAGGCGGTCGGCGGCCGCAAGCCGGTGAAGGTCGACGTCCGCATCATTTCCGCGACCAACCGCAAACTGCTCGACCTCGTGAAGAGCGGTGCGTTCCGCGAGGACCTGTTCTACCGGCTGCACGTGCTGCCGCTGACGATTCCGCCGCTGCGGCTGCGGCGCGAAGACATCCCGCATCTGCTGCGGCATTTCCTGGCGCGCTTTGCCGCCGAGGAAAGCCGCACCATCACCGGCATCAGCGGCGAGGCCGTGGCCCATCTCGCGCAGCTCGATTGGCCCGGCAATATCCGCCAGCTCGAGAACACGGTGTATCGCGCCGTCGTCATGAGCGAGAGCGACCAGCTCGGTTTGTCGGATTTCCCGCAGACCGCAGGCCACGCCGTATCGGACGGCCAACTGGCGCACAGCGAACCGTTGATCATGGCGCCTTCGACGGCGCCCGCCATGGTTTCGGGTAGTGATATACCGATTGCCCCGCTCGCCACTGCCGGCAGCCTTTCGATGCTGACCGCCACCGGCGAGGTGCGGCCGCTCGACGACATGGAAAACGAGATCATCCGTTTTGCGATCTCGCATTATCGCGGTCAGATGTCGGAAGTCGCGCGCCGGCTCAAGATCGGCCGCTCCACGCTCTACCGCAAGCTCGATGAGGCTGCCGCCAACGACCCGGCCGAAGGGGACGCGAACTGA
- a CDS encoding L,D-transpeptidase family protein, producing the protein MRDCSTNRAGFDRVLMAVAATFLTVSATSALAGQSTTPRASAAELAIDAAVPRPEPANVPPPTIGDFKMDTTATVPDAAKATDKAIEKPAEPSPAARAAEPKPADVVTAPAPAASDAATATPPAATATAPASEPIKEPVKVSTVAPADQPVADRLRDMLGAKSLRYFDRKSERAAVEKFYSARDYAPQWTQAGKLTDGGKGVIARLKDAASEGLNAVDYPVPDFAAAASPDQLAEAELKLTASMLDYARQAQSGRMHWSQVSADIQYPEHPTDPAEVLANISTAKDASAALDGYNPPHKLYKELRAKLAELRGQGDGPMIHIAEGPALAYKAATKKQGEVVPEDPRVPQLRAKLGVTDHPDGTQYDAKVAAAVRKFQESVDLNPTGVLDDRTVKAINSPKRDRQIDTVLVNMERWRWLPRQLGASSLGNAYVILNVPDFTLKVMQNGAQVWNTRVVTGKPGKHATPMLTETMKFITVNPTWNVPPSIIYNEYLPALQQDPTVLQRMGLKLERNRDGSIHISQPPGEANALGRVRFNFPNKFLVYQHDTPDKHLFAKEERAFSHGCMRVQNPDQYASTLLNITMPNERYTPEKIRSMYGRSEIDLKFPTPIPVNITYQTAFVDDAGKLQIRKDIYGRDSVMIGLLKNGRSKDLEAMVAHAQPSYTRPSGSSLPAGVNFASDNTYSSGPSFFERLFGGPSTATPPAPVGRRPQQRFTR; encoded by the coding sequence ATGCGTGACTGTTCGACGAATCGTGCAGGATTTGACCGCGTGCTGATGGCCGTCGCGGCAACCTTCCTCACGGTCTCTGCGACCTCAGCTCTGGCGGGCCAATCGACCACGCCGCGCGCCAGCGCCGCCGAGCTCGCGATCGACGCAGCAGTCCCCCGCCCAGAACCCGCCAACGTGCCGCCTCCGACCATCGGCGACTTCAAGATGGACACCACCGCCACGGTGCCTGACGCAGCCAAGGCTACTGACAAGGCAATCGAAAAACCGGCCGAGCCCAGTCCGGCCGCAAGGGCGGCCGAGCCCAAACCGGCCGATGTCGTGACTGCGCCCGCCCCTGCGGCTAGCGACGCCGCAACCGCCACGCCTCCCGCCGCGACCGCCACTGCGCCAGCCTCCGAACCCATCAAAGAGCCGGTGAAGGTAAGCACCGTCGCTCCGGCCGACCAGCCGGTCGCCGACCGCCTGCGCGACATGCTCGGCGCCAAGTCGCTGCGCTATTTCGACCGCAAGAGCGAGCGCGCTGCCGTCGAGAAGTTCTACTCGGCGCGCGACTATGCGCCGCAATGGACGCAGGCCGGCAAACTGACCGATGGCGGCAAGGGGGTGATCGCCCGTTTGAAGGATGCCGCCTCCGAGGGCCTCAACGCGGTCGACTATCCGGTGCCGGATTTTGCCGCCGCCGCTTCGCCGGACCAGCTCGCCGAGGCCGAACTGAAACTGACCGCGAGCATGCTCGACTATGCGCGACAGGCGCAGAGCGGCCGGATGCACTGGTCGCAGGTCTCCGCCGACATCCAGTATCCCGAGCACCCGACCGATCCGGCGGAAGTGCTCGCCAACATCTCCACCGCCAAGGACGCGTCCGCAGCGCTCGACGGCTACAACCCGCCGCACAAGCTCTACAAGGAATTGAGAGCCAAGCTTGCCGAGCTGCGCGGCCAGGGCGACGGACCGATGATCCATATCGCCGAGGGTCCGGCGCTGGCGTACAAGGCTGCCACCAAGAAGCAGGGTGAGGTCGTGCCCGAAGACCCGCGCGTGCCGCAACTGCGCGCCAAGCTCGGCGTCACCGACCATCCCGACGGCACGCAGTACGACGCCAAGGTCGCCGCCGCCGTACGCAAATTCCAGGAGAGCGTCGATCTCAACCCGACCGGCGTGCTCGACGACCGCACGGTGAAGGCGATCAACAGCCCGAAGCGCGACCGGCAGATCGACACGGTGCTCGTCAACATGGAGCGCTGGCGTTGGCTGCCGCGCCAGCTCGGTGCGTCATCGCTTGGCAACGCCTATGTCATCCTCAATGTCCCCGACTTCACGCTCAAGGTGATGCAGAACGGCGCCCAGGTCTGGAACACCCGCGTGGTGACCGGAAAGCCGGGAAAACACGCCACGCCGATGCTGACGGAAACGATGAAGTTCATCACCGTCAACCCGACCTGGAACGTGCCGCCGTCGATTATCTACAACGAGTATCTGCCGGCCCTGCAGCAGGACCCGACCGTGCTGCAGCGGATGGGGCTGAAGCTCGAGCGTAACCGCGACGGCAGCATCCACATTTCGCAGCCGCCCGGCGAGGCCAATGCGCTCGGCCGCGTCCGCTTCAACTTCCCGAACAAGTTCCTGGTCTATCAGCACGACACCCCGGACAAGCATCTGTTCGCCAAGGAAGAGCGCGCCTTCAGCCATGGCTGCATGCGGGTACAGAATCCGGACCAATACGCCTCGACCCTGCTCAACATCACGATGCCGAACGAGCGCTACACGCCGGAAAAAATCCGCAGCATGTACGGCCGCAGCGAGATCGACCTGAAATTCCCGACGCCGATCCCGGTCAACATCACCTACCAGACCGCGTTCGTGGACGACGCCGGCAAGCTGCAGATCCGCAAGGACATCTACGGCCGCGACTCCGTGATGATCGGTCTGCTGAAGAACGGCCGCAGCAAGGACCTGGAGGCGATGGTCGCCCACGCGCAGCCAAGCTATACGCGTCCGTCCGGCTCGAGCCTGCCGGCCGGCGTCAACTTCGCCAGCGACAACACCTACTCGTCCGGTCCGTCGTTCTTCGAGCGCCTGTTTGGTGGCCCGTCGACCGCGACGCCGCCGGCCCCGGTCGGCCGCCGGCCGCAACAGCGGTTCACCAGGTAA
- a CDS encoding DUF882 domain-containing protein, translating to MLAGFARQFNPLALPKAGYRIGLTSLLLLGGAGSVHDATALNETRTLSFHHTHSDEDLTVTFKRDGRYDEEALKKINHFLRDWRSQDSTTMDRHLFDILWEVYRDVDGKKPIQIISAYRSPATNAMLRRRSSGVARFSQHMLGHAMDFYIPDVPLEQIRAAGLRLQRGGVGFYPTSGSPFVHLDTGSVRHWPRMTQDQLARVFPDGRTVHLPSNGGPMKGYELARADIERRGNGDDAASVGKKPSLFAALFRGGKSTEEDDEGASAPNKNEKPAPASATTAKSADPVPTPRAKPVGSTIQLASADAQIVSGAKARPESKPEATQASAEPKPQTPADIINSRGFWDDIPKATNQATPAQVAALRARQALAAATDPQSTASVTESFNRAMAYAPAASSPVDRANVVAASAPIPPRPARPTRNAGAAATEINTVVAKGAQGQDSVVATSTRLAAAQGNSIWMRVVMLAPSASNAMSTTVLGDTEMTQMRSHFVKPQAAIAMTFSEDPMMGMTCDRFTGSATAQLPTQSFVMRTAALR from the coding sequence GTGCTGGCTGGTTTCGCGCGCCAATTCAATCCGCTTGCTTTGCCAAAAGCCGGATACCGGATCGGGCTAACTTCGCTATTGCTGCTGGGCGGAGCGGGCTCGGTGCATGATGCGACGGCGCTGAACGAAACCCGCACCCTCTCCTTCCACCACACCCATTCCGACGAAGACCTCACCGTCACCTTCAAGCGCGACGGCCGCTACGACGAAGAAGCGCTCAAGAAGATCAATCACTTCCTCCGCGACTGGCGCAGCCAGGACTCGACCACGATGGATCGGCATCTGTTCGACATCCTCTGGGAAGTCTACCGCGACGTCGACGGCAAGAAGCCGATCCAGATCATCTCCGCCTACCGCTCCCCCGCCACCAACGCCATGCTCCGCCGCCGCTCTTCCGGCGTGGCGCGCTTCAGCCAGCACATGCTCGGCCACGCGATGGACTTCTACATCCCGGACGTGCCGCTGGAGCAGATCCGTGCCGCCGGGCTCCGCCTGCAGCGTGGCGGCGTCGGCTTCTACCCGACGTCCGGATCGCCCTTCGTCCACCTCGACACTGGCAGCGTCCGTCACTGGCCGCGCATGACCCAGGATCAACTCGCCAGGGTGTTCCCGGATGGACGTACCGTCCACCTGCCCTCCAATGGCGGTCCGATGAAGGGCTATGAGCTGGCCCGCGCCGACATCGAACGCCGCGGCAATGGCGACGATGCGGCATCCGTCGGCAAGAAGCCGAGCCTGTTCGCGGCGCTGTTCCGGGGCGGCAAGTCGACGGAAGAGGATGACGAGGGCGCAAGCGCTCCGAACAAGAACGAGAAGCCCGCACCGGCCAGCGCGACGACTGCGAAATCCGCCGATCCGGTTCCGACGCCGCGCGCCAAACCGGTAGGCTCGACCATTCAGCTAGCCTCGGCCGACGCCCAGATCGTGTCGGGGGCCAAAGCCAGGCCCGAGTCCAAGCCTGAAGCGACGCAGGCTTCCGCCGAGCCGAAGCCACAGACGCCGGCCGATATCATCAATTCCCGTGGCTTCTGGGACGACATACCGAAGGCGACGAACCAGGCCACCCCGGCTCAGGTCGCAGCGCTGCGCGCACGCCAGGCGCTCGCCGCCGCCACCGATCCGCAGTCGACCGCCAGCGTCACCGAATCGTTCAACAGGGCGATGGCTTATGCGCCTGCCGCCTCCTCGCCGGTTGATCGCGCCAACGTCGTCGCCGCCTCCGCGCCGATCCCGCCGCGTCCCGCCCGCCCGACGCGCAATGCCGGTGCCGCGGCGACCGAAATCAACACGGTGGTCGCCAAAGGCGCGCAGGGTCAGGACAGCGTGGTCGCGACCTCGACCCGTCTCGCCGCGGCCCAGGGCAACAGCATCTGGATGCGCGTCGTAATGCTTGCGCCGAGCGCGAGCAACGCGATGTCGACGACCGTGCTCGGTGATACCGAGATGACCCAGATGCGCAGCCACTTCGTCAAGCCGCAAGCCGCGATCGCCATGACCTTCTCGGAAGATCCGATGATGGGCATGACCTGCGACCGCTTCACGGGATCGGCGACCGCGCAACTGCCGACGCAGTCGTTCGTGATGCGCACCGCCGCGCTGCGCTAA
- a CDS encoding DUF2312 domain-containing protein, translating to MATSAAAAVQDEPATKFAKDQLKAIIERIERLEEEKKTISDDIRDVYAEAKGNGFDVKVLRTIVRMRKQDANERAEQETILETYMQALGML from the coding sequence ATGGCCACCTCCGCCGCCGCCGCCGTCCAGGACGAGCCCGCGACAAAATTCGCCAAAGACCAGCTCAAGGCCATCATCGAGCGCATCGAGCGTCTGGAAGAAGAAAAGAAGACGATCTCCGACGACATCCGTGACGTCTATGCCGAAGCCAAGGGCAACGGTTTCGACGTCAAGGTGCTGCGCACCATCGTGCGCATGCGCAAACAGGATGCCAATGAGCGCGCCGAGCAGGAAACCATTTTGGAGACCTACATGCAGGCGCTGGGGATGCTGTGA
- a CDS encoding DUF1244 domain-containing protein: MTIDDKTRTELEAAVFRRLVSHLRGRADVQNIDLMNLAGFCRNCLSNWMKEEADAKGVAVSKDESREAVYGMPYEEWKAKHQGPATPEQLAAMKKVHPGH; this comes from the coding sequence ATGACGATCGACGACAAAACCAGAACGGAACTGGAAGCCGCCGTTTTCCGGCGCCTGGTCAGCCATCTGCGCGGCCGCGCCGACGTCCAGAACATCGATTTGATGAATCTGGCCGGTTTCTGCCGCAACTGCCTCTCCAACTGGATGAAGGAAGAGGCTGACGCCAAGGGCGTCGCCGTCAGCAAGGACGAGAGCCGCGAAGCGGTCTACGGCATGCCCTATGAGGAGTGGAAGGCCAAGCATCAGGGCCCGGCTACGCCGGAGCAACTGGCCGCGATGAAGAAGGTTCACCCCGGGCATTGA
- a CDS encoding DUF1036 domain-containing protein, which yields MTGKDSRRLPPLLTRMTAGLMPMLALAAAGLWNSPAAADFRLCNNTSSRVGIALGYKDAEGWTTEGWWNVSSRSCETLLRGTLVARYYYIYALDYDRGGEWSGQAFMCSRDKEFTIKGTENCLARGYDRTGFFEVDTGEQRAWTVQLTEANEQPAQRVPGIPGTVGPGGPGGVPGLSPPPSGPGLPPATAPKQ from the coding sequence ATGACCGGAAAAGATTCTCGCCGCTTGCCCCCCCTCCTCACACGCATGACCGCCGGCCTGATGCCGATGCTCGCGTTGGCGGCGGCCGGCCTGTGGAACAGCCCGGCGGCGGCCGATTTCCGGCTCTGCAACAACACTTCCAGCCGGGTCGGCATTGCGCTGGGCTACAAGGATGCCGAGGGTTGGACCACCGAAGGCTGGTGGAACGTGTCATCGCGGAGCTGCGAGACATTACTGCGCGGAACCCTTGTCGCCCGTTACTATTACATCTATGCGCTCGACTATGACCGCGGCGGCGAATGGTCGGGACAGGCCTTCATGTGTTCGCGTGACAAGGAATTCACCATCAAGGGTACTGAGAACTGCCTGGCGCGCGGCTACGACCGCACTGGGTTCTTCGAGGTCGACACAGGCGAACAGCGAGCGTGGACCGTGCAACTGACCGAAGCCAACGAGCAACCCGCACAGCGCGTGCCGGGAATTCCGGGAACAGTGGGACCGGGCGGCCCCGGCGGGGTTCCGGGCCTGTCTCCTCCGCCGAGCGGACCGGGTCTGCCGCCAGCCACGGCGCCCAAGCAATGA
- the pyk gene encoding pyruvate kinase, with protein MRRLRRIKILATLGPASSDSAMIRKLFEAGADVFRINMSHTPHDKMRELVATIRNVESSYGRPIGILVDLQGPKLRLGAFAEGSTQLKNGQSFVLDSDKTPGDNNRVQLPHPEILAALRPGHALLLDDGKVRLIAEETSPERAVTRVVIGGKMSDRKGVSLPDTDLPVSAMTPKDRADLEAALVTGVDWIALSFVQRAEDVNEAKRMIRGRAAVMAKIEKPQAIDRLAEIIDASDALMVARGDLGVELPLERVPSLQKQMTRMARRAGKPVVIATQMLESMIQAPVPTRAEVSDVATAVYEGADAIMLSAESAAGKFPVEAVSTMNRIGEEVERDPTYRSVLTAQRPEPENTVGDAIADAARQMAETLDLSAIICWTSSGSTAIRVARERPKPPVVAITPNLVTGRKLSVVWGVHCVVAEDAHDQDDMVDRAGSIAFRDGFANAGQRVIIVAGVPLGIPGTTNMVRIANVEPDGGAKK; from the coding sequence ATGAGACGGCTCCGTCGCATCAAGATTCTCGCAACCCTCGGCCCGGCATCGTCAGACAGCGCGATGATCCGGAAGCTGTTCGAGGCCGGCGCGGACGTATTCCGCATCAACATGAGCCACACGCCGCACGACAAGATGCGCGAGCTGGTTGCGACCATCCGCAATGTCGAGAGCAGCTATGGCCGCCCGATCGGCATCCTGGTCGACCTGCAGGGGCCGAAGCTGCGGCTCGGCGCCTTCGCCGAAGGCTCGACCCAGCTCAAGAACGGCCAGAGCTTTGTGCTCGATTCCGACAAGACGCCCGGCGACAACAACCGCGTGCAGTTACCGCATCCGGAAATCCTCGCCGCCCTTCGGCCGGGCCATGCGCTGCTGCTCGACGACGGCAAGGTGCGGCTGATCGCCGAGGAGACCTCGCCCGAACGCGCGGTGACGCGCGTGGTGATCGGCGGCAAGATGTCTGATCGCAAAGGCGTCAGCCTGCCCGACACCGACCTGCCGGTGTCGGCGATGACGCCGAAAGACCGCGCCGATCTGGAAGCGGCACTTGTAACCGGGGTCGACTGGATCGCGCTTTCCTTCGTGCAGCGCGCCGAGGACGTCAACGAAGCCAAGCGGATGATCCGCGGCCGCGCCGCCGTGATGGCCAAGATCGAAAAGCCGCAGGCGATCGACCGCCTCGCTGAAATCATCGACGCCTCCGACGCGCTGATGGTGGCGCGCGGCGATCTCGGCGTTGAGCTGCCGCTGGAGCGGGTGCCGAGCCTGCAGAAGCAAATGACGCGGATGGCGCGCCGCGCCGGCAAGCCGGTGGTGATCGCGACGCAAATGCTGGAGTCGATGATCCAGGCGCCGGTGCCGACGCGCGCCGAAGTCTCCGACGTCGCGACCGCCGTCTATGAAGGCGCCGATGCCATCATGCTGTCGGCTGAATCGGCCGCCGGCAAATTCCCGGTCGAAGCGGTGTCGACCATGAATCGCATCGGTGAGGAAGTGGAGCGCGACCCGACCTATCGCTCGGTGCTGACGGCGCAGCGGCCCGAGCCGGAGAATACGGTCGGCGACGCGATTGCCGACGCCGCGCGGCAGATGGCCGAGACGCTGGATCTGTCGGCGATCATCTGCTGGACCTCGTCGGGTTCGACGGCGATCCGCGTGGCGCGTGAACGGCCGAAGCCGCCGGTGGTGGCGATCACGCCGAACCTCGTCACCGGGCGCAAATTGTCCGTCGTCTGGGGTGTGCATTGCGTGGTAGCCGAAGACGCCCACGACCAGGACGACATGGTCGATCGCGCCGGCTCGATTGCGTTCCGCGACGGTTTTGCAAACGCCGGCCAGCGCGTGATCATCGTCGCCGGCGTGCCGCTCGGCATCCCCGGCACCACCAACATGGTGCGCATCGCCAATGTCGAACCGGACGGCGGGGCGAAAAAGTGA